Below is a window of Lacrimispora xylanolytica DNA.
TCGGTCATGGTGCTTGCGACTCAGGTATGGGTGGGAATCTTATTTATTATTTCTGGAAAGCTGTCTCATTTACCAGGCCCAGTGCCGCCAGAACTTTTTGAATGGCTGGCTTATGGTGCCATTGGGGGGATTGTGATCTGTGGAGTGCAGTTATGCCTGTCCCTTATCATTCGCAGCTTTGCGGTACCTGTTGGAATTGCCATGATTGGAGGAATCGGCGGTGTAGCCGCACTTTCTAAGGGGGCAGGGGCGTTTTATCCCTATTCCCTTATGAGCATTGGAATGAGAGCCAATAGCCCGGGCGGTCCGATGATCTGTACGCCTGGACAGCTGGTCTTAAACAGTTTTCTTTTTTTAGGGGCATCTACTGTAATTGCCGTTTTATGGTTGAGAAATAAAGATGTGATGACTTCATAAAAGTCAGGGATTGCTGCCTGATTAGTATGAAATGAGGGTGCTGCAACGTGAAAGTTGATACAAGAGACTGGTTTTAATCCAATGACCAGAAGTTATATCTTGTTGATTTCTTTCCTGTTGCAGCACCCTCAACTCTATTATCTAGAAGAGCTTCTTTGCGTTACTAACCGATCTTACCAATTAATCACAACCACAGGTTTAATCAAATCCTTTGGTTTTTCCTTCATTAACATAAGAGCCGGTTCAATGCCTTCCATACCTTCAAACCGATGGGTGACCAGTTTTCCTGGGTCTAATCGTCCGGTTGAGATAAGAGAAGCCAGTTTTTCCATACGAAGTCTGCCTCCTGGCATAAGTCCGCCGGCAATGATCTTGTGGCCCATGCCGCATCCCCATTCGATACGGGGAATCTTTATGTAATCGCCTTCACCAAGATAATTTACATTGCCGATTTTTCCGCCTGGCTTTAATATGGCAATGGCCTGCGCAAAGGTATCGTTGTCACCGCCGGCAACAATCACTTTATCCACACCCTTATTCCCGGTCTTTGACATAATTTGTTCTACGATATCCCCTTCCCGGTAGTTGATAATATCCGTTGCCCCATATTCTTTGGCAAGCTGTACGCAGTTGGGACGGGAACCTACGGCATAGATGTGGGAAGCACCACGAAGAGCAGCACCAGCAACGGACATAAGTCCAACCGGGCCGATTCCAATGACTGCCACGCTGTCTCCAAACTGGACATCAGAAAGCTCAACTCCATGAAATCCGGTAGGTACCATATCTGCCAGCATACAGGCTGCCACTGGGTCCATGCCGTCAGGAAGAATCGCCAGGTTTCCGTCAGCATCATTGACATGGAAGAATTCGCCGAAAACGCCATCCTTAAAGTTTGAGAATTTCCAGCCTGCAAGCATCCCCCCTGAATGCATCTGATAACCGCCCTGTGCTTCCACAGAATTCCAGTCCGGCGTAATGGCAGGAACAATGACCCTGTCTCCAGGCTTAAAGTCTTTAACACAGCTTCCAACTTCCACAACCTCAGCCACTGTCTCGTGTCCGAGAATCATATCCGTGCGCTCACCAATGGCACCTTCCCATACCGTATGAATATCAGAGGTACATGGCGCCAATACAATGGGACGGCAAATCGCATCAAGAGGCCCGCATTTTGGCCGATCCTTTTCAATCCAACCTGTCTTACCAATTCCCAGCATTGCAAAACCCTTCATAAGAACATCTCCTTTGGAATTATATATTGTTATAAAATTAACAAGTAACACTATGATTATTATACATCGTAATGATTGCTTGGTCAATTCGTATTTGGTATTTAATTTAATAATGTATTTTAATAAAGGCGATGTAAAAAAAAGAATAATATCAAATTCAGGATTAATAATATGATGAATTTTGCCGAGCTTTGTTTAATCAGGGAAAAAATCTGGATATGTCTTCATAGGCCGCAGCTTCTTTCATTATAGAAAGGGCAGAGGCAGTGGAAATGCCGAAGCGGTCACAGCCTGACTGCTTCATTTGCAGCAGGGTATCAAGACTTCGGATACCACCGGCAGCTTTGATTTTTGTTGTGGGCTTTATGGCAGAACGAATGGACTGGATGTGTTGTAACCGGGTGGGATTCTGGCACCAGCCGGTTCCTGTTTTTATGTAGGAAGCACCAGCCGACTCAGCAAGCTGGCTGGCTCTTACGATTTGTTCCTCGGTTAAAAGGGTGACTTCCAGAATTGTTTTAAGGGGAATCTGTCCGCAGACGTTAGCGACTGCCTTAATGTCCTCATAGACCTCGTCCCACATATTTGACTTTAAGAATCCGATGTTAATTACCATATCAATTTCTTCACACCCCATGGCAATCAGCTCCTTCGCCTGAAAGACTTTGCTTTTTGTGGTATCACAGCCAGAGGGAAAGCCTACGGTTCCTCCAATGCGGGTAATACCGGTTCCTTTTAAATGGTTGATGAGATAGGGGGTCATAGCAGGAAGAGCAAAGGCGCAGATAAATCCAAACCGCCTGGCAGCCGCTATCATATGATCCATATCCTCAGTGCTGTCAGCGGATTTTACACAGCTGATATCAATGCATTTTGCCAAAGCTTCCAAAGAAACGTCTTTCATCTCAAATTCCCCCTATGTTATTTATACCGGCCGTTGGTGGAAATGGCCAGCTCGTACTGATCTCCAAGGATACACACATCATCCACGCAGACAGGCTCCTCATTTCGGTAGCAGATACGGCGGATGCAAAGAAGGGCAGTCCCCGGCTGGACGTTAAGCATCTCTGATTCTGCAAAATCTGCGGACTTTGCAAATATCTTATCGTGGGCAGAATCAATTTCCAGGTTATAATGTTCTTCCAAAAACTGATAGAGCCCGGAGAACTTATTGGTAAACTGAATAAGTCCAGGAACCAGAGTTGTTGGAATGTAATTTCTCATAATCGCAATGGGCTTTTCGTCTATGAGCTGGATTCTCTGGACCCGGGTGATGGAATCGTCACCAGGGAGATCAAGCTCCTTGCCCAGCTTTTCACTGACAGGGATCAGGTCAATATACATGCTTTTGGTGCGGACATCGTAACCCCTTCTTCTTAAGGACTCTGTTACGGAGGTGACCTTATTTAGATCCTGAATGGTTCTCCGGTCCAGCACCATGGTTCCCCGGCCCTGCTTGATTTCAACAAAGCCTTCTTCCTTTAACAGCTCCATGGCACTTCTTATGGTGGTACGGCTTACCTTATATATTTTTTCAAGCTCAGGTTCTGTGGGAAGAAGTTCCAAGACAGGATAGGTTCCATCTTCTATTCTTTTTTTGATTAAATCGTGGACTGCCATATAGGCTGGTACTTTACGCATGGGTATCCTTTCTCTGGATTTGATATTGTATTCCCCATTCAAACATGGATTCAATGATGGGGCGCATAGTCTTACCAAGTTCCGTTAAATCGTATTCCACCCGTGGGGGAACCTCCGGGTATACAGTCCGCTCTACGATACCGTCGGCCTCCAGCTGTCGAAGCTGCAGGGTCAAAGTGCGGAAGCTGATGGCAGGCATGATTTCTTTTAACTCATGAAAACGCTTCTTGCCATCTAAAAGGCGGTAAAGGATGATACCTTTCCATTTGCCGCTCATAACAGTTAAGGTTGTTTCTACCGGGCACTTGCCACCGGGGCAGTCCGGAGTCATAGGATATGGTTCCATAAGGTTTCTCCCGTAGTATACAAATGATAGTAATGTTACTTTTTGTATATTATATAACATTATTTTTCGTACTTCAATATGTGATTCGTATGTGCTACTATGGGTTTATTACCAACTAATTGCTTAAATAAAGGAGGAGATTGCATGGAAACCATGAATCAGAACATTTTGGATATATTAAACTTTCGCCACGCCTGTAAGGGGTTTGACCCGGAAAAAACCGTTTCAAAGGAGGACTTTGAGACCATATTGGAGGCAGCCAGACTTTCCCCCACATCCTTTGGCTTTGAGCCCTGGAATATGATTGTGGTTCAGGATAAGGAATTAAAGGAGAAGTTGTTTCCCCTTGCTTGGGGCGCCCAAAACAGCTTAAAGGGAGGAAGTCATTTTGTCATTCTTCTGGCCAGGAAAAGCGGCGATCTGGTATACAATGCAGAATATATCACTCATATGATGAAGGAAGTTCATCATTTTCCGGACGAGACTGCGGAGTTTGTCCGTAAGGCATTTAAAAACTTCCAGGAAAATGATTTCAATCTCATGGAAAATGACCGGGCTTTGTTTGACTGGGCCAGCAAGCAGACTTACATCGTCCTTGCCAATATGCTGACTGCGGCAGCCTTTTTAGGCGTGGATTCCTGCCCCATTGAAGGCTTTGACCAGGCTAAGGTCAATGAGCTTTTAGTAAAGGAAGGACTTATAGACCCGAAACATTTTGGAGTATCTGTTATGGCAGGCTTTGGCTACCGGGCTGAGGCTCCCCGCCACGAGAAGTCCAGACAGCCCATAAGTGAGCTGGTGAAGTGGAAATAAAAGTATACCAATGAAATAAGTCAGTGTTTTGTCATAAAAGACAAACTCTGGCTTATTCTTAAAGGAGTACATAATAAGTAAAATTATGGAGGGTCGCAATGAAAGTGTTGGCTGTTAATGGAAGTCCACGGAAAAATGAGAACACGGCTGTATTGCTTCGGAGTGCATTAGGAGGTGCACACGAAAACGGTGCAGAAACAAGACTGGTAAATCTATATGATTTGAATTTCAAAGGCTGCTTAAGCTGCTTTGCCTGTAAACGAAAAGGCAGTCTGTGCAATGGAATCTGCGCGGTGAAAGATGATCTGAAGGAAGTGTTGGAATACGCATTGTCCTGCGATGTAATATTTCTTGGTTCACCCATTTACTTTGGTGAGGTCACCGGTGTGATGCGCTCTTTTCTGGAACGTTTGTTTTTCCCCAATCTATCCTATAATGAAGGAGAGTTATCCACCTTTCCTGGAAAGATCGCTTCGGGATTTATCTATACCATGAATGTTCCAAAAGATGTTATGGAGAAAATCAATTACGAAGCTATATTTACACAAAACCAACGCCTTTTAGAGCTGTTTCATGGAAAATCAGAGATTCTAATCAGTAATGATACATATCAGTTCCACGATTACTCCAAGTATGACGCTTCCAGATTTGATGAAAACCATAAGGCCAAAGTAAAGGAAACCCAATTCCCTATAGACTGCCAGAATGCTTATGATATGGGGATTTTGCTGACCAAAGTGGAATAGCTGTTAATGGGTCGAAAGTATGACTATTTTAAAAAGGAGAGAGCAATGAGAAAAGAAATTGATGTGTTTGATTATGCTTCAGAGATTTTAAAAGCAGTGAAGAAAGGTGCGTTGCTGACAACAAAGGCCGACAACAAGGTAAACACCATGACCATAGCCTGGGGAAGTCTTGGAATTGAATGGGGAAAACCGATTTTCACTGCATTTGTCAGAGAAAATCGGTTCACAAAGAAGCAACTGGATAAGAGTTCTGAATTTACAATTAATATCCCCTATGGTGATTTTGATAAAAAGATTTTGGGGATATGCGGAACGGAATCCGGTCATGTTGTTGATAAAATTCAGAAGCTGAATCTCACACTGGAGCCATCTGTTACGGGAACAGTGCCAGCCATAAAGGAACTTCCCCTCACCCTGGAATGTAAACTGGTATACAAACAAAAACAGGATGAACATGCGATTTTAGAAGAATTCAAAAAAGCGTGCTATCCTCAAGATGTTGACGGCTCCTTTTACGGGGCTAACAGGGATTACCATACCGCTTACTATGGGGAAATTGTGTCTGCCTATATCATTGAATAGAGGCTTTAGGATTTAACTCCTTGCAATCCGGCAAATGCATAAGATATCAGATTTCTTACGAAAGCCGAATCCACAGGTTCCCCTGTGATTAACAGCCGGTAAAAGAGCGGTGCAAAAATAAGGTCAATACTAAGCTCTAAATCAAGATTTTGCCTGAATTCTCCTCGCTCCATTCCCCGTTCCAGGATATGCTTTGAGATCAGTCTGCGGGGGTTAAAATACCGGTCTCTGTATTCCTTTGCCACTTTTTCATCGGATTGCCCTTCAGCAATCAATTCTGTTATAACTCTGCCTTTGGGGCTTGTTAGAAATGCAGCCAGATGATCTGCCTGCAGGATTAAATCTTCCTTTGCAGAGCCGGTATCCGGTACCTCTAGCAGTAATTCCGTAGCTGCAAAAAAGCCGTCCAGTACCACGGCAGCCTTATTGGGCCACCATTTATAAATGGTAGCCTTACTTACCCCTGCTTTTTCTGCAATTCCTTCCACTGTCATAGAAGGAAAGCCATTCTCGAGCAGAAGCTCATACGCTGCATCCAGTATGGCTTTCTTTGTCTTTTCGCTTCTGGGACGTCCCATTTTTTTCTCCATCTGAATCTCCCTTTTCCTCTTATCATCAATTTGAATACGTTGCGTTCATTATAACATAAAAGAATAGAAAAAAACAGGGTTGACAAAACGAAACGGTGCGTTTAATATGTAATTAATAAACGATACGTTTAGTATATAAAGGAGGATAATAAAATGATGATTGAAAACAAGGAAGAGAGAAAGATTCCCAGCTGGCTGATTCTGCTTTTGGCCGCCTCCTGCGGTCTGATTGTTGCAAACCTGTATTACTCCCAGCCTCTGGTGGGGCCTATCAGCAAGGATACCGGAATTTCTCCTGGCATGTCCGGGTTAATTGTTACCATGACCCAGCTCGGCTACGCAGCAGGACTGTTGTTTCTCGTACCTTTAAGTGACTTGCTGGAAAACAGGAAATTGACGGTTTGTACTCTTCTTGTTGCCATTGTGGGACTTTTAATGGCGCCTTTGGCA
It encodes the following:
- a CDS encoding ABC transporter permease; protein product: MLFKIIRAEQMKLKRSPVWLAFFLLPILPAFMGTFNYVQNVGILNDYWYSLWTQHTLFTCYFFLPATIGVYCSYLCRLEHTNHNWNSVMTLPVPIPYIYLSKLFTASVMVLATQVWVGILFIISGKLSHLPGPVPPELFEWLAYGAIGGIVICGVQLCLSLIIRSFAVPVGIAMIGGIGGVAALSKGAGAFYPYSLMSIGMRANSPGGPMICTPGQLVLNSFLFLGASTVIAVLWLRNKDVMTS
- a CDS encoding NAD(P)-dependent alcohol dehydrogenase, with product MKGFAMLGIGKTGWIEKDRPKCGPLDAICRPIVLAPCTSDIHTVWEGAIGERTDMILGHETVAEVVEVGSCVKDFKPGDRVIVPAITPDWNSVEAQGGYQMHSGGMLAGWKFSNFKDGVFGEFFHVNDADGNLAILPDGMDPVAACMLADMVPTGFHGVELSDVQFGDSVAVIGIGPVGLMSVAGAALRGASHIYAVGSRPNCVQLAKEYGATDIINYREGDIVEQIMSKTGNKGVDKVIVAGGDNDTFAQAIAILKPGGKIGNVNYLGEGDYIKIPRIEWGCGMGHKIIAGGLMPGGRLRMEKLASLISTGRLDPGKLVTHRFEGMEGIEPALMLMKEKPKDLIKPVVVINW
- the deoC gene encoding deoxyribose-phosphate aldolase, which gives rise to MKDVSLEALAKCIDISCVKSADSTEDMDHMIAAARRFGFICAFALPAMTPYLINHLKGTGITRIGGTVGFPSGCDTTKSKVFQAKELIAMGCEEIDMVINIGFLKSNMWDEVYEDIKAVANVCGQIPLKTILEVTLLTEEQIVRASQLAESAGASYIKTGTGWCQNPTRLQHIQSIRSAIKPTTKIKAAGGIRSLDTLLQMKQSGCDRFGISTASALSIMKEAAAYEDISRFFP
- a CDS encoding GntR family transcriptional regulator; this translates as MRKVPAYMAVHDLIKKRIEDGTYPVLELLPTEPELEKIYKVSRTTIRSAMELLKEEGFVEIKQGRGTMVLDRRTIQDLNKVTSVTESLRRRGYDVRTKSMYIDLIPVSEKLGKELDLPGDDSITRVQRIQLIDEKPIAIMRNYIPTTLVPGLIQFTNKFSGLYQFLEEHYNLEIDSAHDKIFAKSADFAESEMLNVQPGTALLCIRRICYRNEEPVCVDDVCILGDQYELAISTNGRYK
- a CDS encoding winged helix-turn-helix transcriptional regulator; this encodes MEPYPMTPDCPGGKCPVETTLTVMSGKWKGIILYRLLDGKKRFHELKEIMPAISFRTLTLQLRQLEADGIVERTVYPEVPPRVEYDLTELGKTMRPIIESMFEWGIQYQIQRKDTHA
- a CDS encoding NAD(P)H-dependent oxidoreductase, encoding METMNQNILDILNFRHACKGFDPEKTVSKEDFETILEAARLSPTSFGFEPWNMIVVQDKELKEKLFPLAWGAQNSLKGGSHFVILLARKSGDLVYNAEYITHMMKEVHHFPDETAEFVRKAFKNFQENDFNLMENDRALFDWASKQTYIVLANMLTAAAFLGVDSCPIEGFDQAKVNELLVKEGLIDPKHFGVSVMAGFGYRAEAPRHEKSRQPISELVKWK
- a CDS encoding flavodoxin family protein: MKVLAVNGSPRKNENTAVLLRSALGGAHENGAETRLVNLYDLNFKGCLSCFACKRKGSLCNGICAVKDDLKEVLEYALSCDVIFLGSPIYFGEVTGVMRSFLERLFFPNLSYNEGELSTFPGKIASGFIYTMNVPKDVMEKINYEAIFTQNQRLLELFHGKSEILISNDTYQFHDYSKYDASRFDENHKAKVKETQFPIDCQNAYDMGILLTKVE
- a CDS encoding flavin reductase family protein, encoding MRKEIDVFDYASEILKAVKKGALLTTKADNKVNTMTIAWGSLGIEWGKPIFTAFVRENRFTKKQLDKSSEFTINIPYGDFDKKILGICGTESGHVVDKIQKLNLTLEPSVTGTVPAIKELPLTLECKLVYKQKQDEHAILEEFKKACYPQDVDGSFYGANRDYHTAYYGEIVSAYIIE
- a CDS encoding TetR/AcrR family transcriptional regulator — protein: MEKKMGRPRSEKTKKAILDAAYELLLENGFPSMTVEGIAEKAGVSKATIYKWWPNKAAVVLDGFFAATELLLEVPDTGSAKEDLILQADHLAAFLTSPKGRVITELIAEGQSDEKVAKEYRDRYFNPRRLISKHILERGMERGEFRQNLDLELSIDLIFAPLFYRLLITGEPVDSAFVRNLISYAFAGLQGVKS